A window of the Bacteroides thetaiotaomicron VPI-5482 genome harbors these coding sequences:
- a CDS encoding 4'-phosphopantetheinyl transferase family protein encodes MGLFLQHKTVDMQWSVWKMEESLDTLFSLLPDVRRVSCEQEMQRFTSDRRKLEWLSVRVLLYSMLQEDKEIGYSSEGKPHLTDNSSFISISHTKGYVAVILSSVAPVGIDIEQYGQRVKRVYDRFIRSDERVEPYQGDETWSMLLHWSAKETIFKSMENADADLRKLCLSHFIPQSEGVFQVREYATERQQLFTVGYRICPDFVLTWTVTIS; translated from the coding sequence ATGGGATTATTTCTGCAACATAAAACGGTTGATATGCAGTGGTCTGTCTGGAAGATGGAGGAATCTTTGGATACACTGTTTAGTCTTCTGCCCGATGTCCGAAGAGTTTCTTGTGAGCAGGAAATGCAGCGTTTTACTTCGGACCGAAGGAAACTGGAATGGTTGTCTGTCCGTGTGCTGCTATATTCCATGTTGCAGGAAGATAAAGAGATAGGATATTCATCGGAAGGAAAGCCGCATTTGACAGACAATTCTTCTTTTATCAGTATTTCGCATACAAAGGGGTATGTAGCTGTGATACTTAGTTCCGTAGCTCCTGTAGGCATTGATATTGAGCAATATGGACAGCGTGTGAAAAGAGTATACGATCGTTTTATCCGTTCCGACGAGCGAGTAGAACCTTATCAGGGAGATGAGACTTGGAGTATGCTGTTGCATTGGTCGGCAAAGGAGACAATCTTCAAATCAATGGAAAATGCTGACGCTGATCTTCGGAAACTTTGTTTATCACATTTCATTCCTCAGAGCGAAGGGGTATTCCAGGTGCGGGAGTATGCAACGGAACGGCAGCAATTGTTCACCGTCGGTTATCGTATTTGTCCGGACTTTGTTTTGACGTGGACTGTCACTATTTCATGA
- a CDS encoding gliding motility-associated protein GldE, whose protein sequence is MDSDGYLSQLAEIFNGITVNTPSISAIIAIVLAGVLLLASGFASASEIAFFSLSPSDLNDIDEHNHPADEKISALLGDSERLLATILITNNFVNVTIIMLCNFFFMNVFVFHSPLAEFIILTVILTFLLLLFGEIMPKIYSAQKTLAFCRFSAPGIYFLEKLFHPVASMLVRSTTFLNKHFAKKNHNISVDELSHALELTDKAEISEENNILEGIIRFGGETVKEVMTSRLDMVDLDVRTPFKEVMQCIIENAYSRIPIYSGSRDNIKGVLYIKDLLPHVNKGDNFRWQSLIRPAYFVPETKMIDDLLRDFQANKIHIAIVVDEFGGTSGLVTMEDIIEEIVGEIHDEYDDEERTYVVLNDHTWIFEAKTQLTDFYKIAKVDEDEFEKVVGDADTLAGMLLEIKGEFPALHEKVTYHNYEFEVLEMDSRRILKVKFTILPKEMDESESKE, encoded by the coding sequence TTGGACTCAGATGGTTATTTAAGCCAATTGGCTGAAATTTTCAACGGTATTACCGTAAACACTCCTTCAATCTCTGCTATTATCGCCATAGTACTGGCAGGTGTGCTCCTGCTTGCTTCCGGCTTTGCTTCGGCTTCTGAAATAGCTTTTTTCTCACTCTCTCCTTCGGACTTGAATGATATTGACGAACACAATCATCCTGCTGACGAAAAGATCAGCGCACTCCTTGGAGATTCCGAACGGCTTCTGGCTACGATACTGATCACTAACAATTTTGTGAATGTGACCATTATCATGCTCTGCAACTTCTTCTTCATGAATGTATTCGTGTTTCATTCTCCCTTGGCGGAGTTCATTATACTGACTGTAATCCTGACTTTCCTGTTATTGTTGTTTGGAGAGATCATGCCGAAGATTTATTCAGCACAAAAGACATTGGCATTTTGCCGTTTCTCCGCTCCGGGAATCTATTTTCTGGAGAAACTGTTTCATCCGGTTGCTTCTATGCTGGTGCGTTCTACCACTTTTCTGAATAAGCACTTTGCCAAGAAGAATCATAATATTTCTGTGGATGAACTTTCTCATGCATTGGAATTGACGGACAAAGCTGAAATTTCTGAGGAAAATAATATTTTGGAAGGAATTATCCGCTTCGGTGGTGAGACTGTGAAAGAGGTGATGACATCTCGTCTTGATATGGTCGATCTGGATGTCCGTACCCCTTTCAAAGAAGTGATGCAGTGTATCATTGAAAATGCTTATTCACGTATCCCTATTTATTCCGGTTCGCGGGATAATATCAAGGGTGTGCTATATATCAAGGACCTTCTGCCACATGTCAATAAGGGAGATAATTTCCGTTGGCAATCATTGATTCGCCCTGCTTATTTTGTGCCGGAGACGAAGATGATTGATGATCTGCTTCGTGATTTTCAAGCGAATAAGATACATATTGCCATTGTGGTGGATGAGTTTGGAGGTACTTCCGGACTGGTGACAATGGAGGATATTATCGAAGAAATCGTAGGCGAGATTCATGATGAATATGACGATGAAGAGCGCACGTATGTAGTGCTGAACGATCATACATGGATATTTGAAGCAAAGACACAGTTGACTGACTTCTATAAGATTGCGAAAGTCGATGAAGATGAATTTGAAAAGGTAGTAGGTGACGCTGATACGCTGGCGGGCATGCTGCTCGAAATAAAAGGTGAGTTTCCGGCATTGCATGAGAAGGTGACTTATCACAATTATGAGTTTGAGGTGCTGGAGATGGATAGCCGCCGTATTCTGAAGGTTAAGTTCACGATTCTTCCGAAGGAGATGGATGAGTCGGAGAGTAAGGAGTGA
- a CDS encoding single-stranded DNA-binding protein gives MSVNKVILIGNVGQDPRVKYFDTGSAVATFPLATTDRGYTLANGTQIPERTEWHNIVASNRLAEIVDKYVHKGDKLYLEGKIRTRSYSDQSGAMRYITEIFVDNMEMLSPKGANTGAGAPQPSATQAQQPQQMQQPQQPQQQAQPSQAQPIQDNPADDLPF, from the coding sequence ATGTCAGTAAATAAAGTGATATTGATAGGAAACGTAGGACAAGATCCTAGGGTGAAATATTTCGATACAGGTTCGGCAGTGGCAACTTTCCCTTTGGCTACTACTGATCGTGGCTATACATTGGCCAATGGAACCCAGATTCCCGAAAGAACGGAATGGCATAATATTGTTGCATCCAACCGTTTGGCTGAGATTGTGGACAAATATGTGCACAAAGGTGACAAACTGTATCTGGAGGGGAAAATAAGAACCCGTTCATATAGTGATCAGTCGGGCGCTATGCGTTATATCACTGAGATTTTTGTGGACAATATGGAAATGTTGTCTCCGAAAGGGGCTAATACAGGTGCGGGAGCTCCTCAACCATCTGCAACACAGGCTCAGCAGCCGCAGCAGATGCAACAGCCGCAACAGCCGCAACAACAGGCGCAGCCGTCACAGGCACAGCCGATACAAGATAATCCGGCAGATGACTTGCCGTTTTAG
- the mutY gene encoding A/G-specific adenine glycosylase yields the protein MNIFSEAIVEWYKEYKRDLPWRESSDPYRIWISEIILQQTRVAQGYDYFLRFIKRFPDVKALADADEDEVMKYWQGLGYYSRARNLHAAAKSMNGVFPETYPEVLALKGVGEYTAAAICSFAYGMPYAVVDGNVYRVLSRYFGIDTPIDSTEGKKLFAALADEMLDKKQPALYNQGIMDFGAIQCTPQSPDCLFCPLADSCSALSTGRVTQLPVKQHKTKTTNRYFNYIYVRAGAHTYINKRTANDIWKNLFELPLIETPVALSEEEFLALPEFRSLIASGENPVIRLVCRGVKHVLSHRVIYANLYEVALPEDTKSFANFQRIRLEELDKYAISKLVQTLIQVISNK from the coding sequence ATGAATATTTTTAGTGAGGCTATAGTTGAATGGTATAAAGAATACAAGCGTGATTTGCCTTGGAGAGAATCGTCGGACCCGTATCGGATCTGGATATCGGAGATTATTCTCCAGCAGACACGGGTGGCGCAGGGATATGATTACTTTCTCCGGTTTATCAAACGTTTTCCTGATGTGAAGGCATTGGCAGACGCTGACGAGGATGAGGTGATGAAATACTGGCAGGGACTGGGATATTATTCTCGTGCCCGCAACCTGCATGCTGCGGCCAAAAGTATGAATGGAGTTTTTCCGGAAACATACCCCGAAGTGCTGGCGCTGAAAGGAGTAGGGGAGTATACGGCGGCAGCTATCTGTTCTTTTGCCTACGGTATGCCTTATGCGGTGGTAGACGGAAATGTGTATCGGGTACTTTCCCGTTATTTCGGCATTGATACTCCGATTGACTCGACGGAAGGAAAGAAACTGTTTGCTGCTCTGGCGGATGAAATGCTGGATAAGAAACAGCCGGCTCTTTATAATCAGGGTATTATGGACTTCGGAGCGATACAGTGTACTCCACAGTCACCCGATTGTTTGTTTTGCCCGTTGGCGGATAGTTGTTCGGCACTTTCAACAGGAAGGGTGACTCAGCTTCCGGTGAAACAACACAAGACAAAGACGACGAACCGTTACTTTAATTATATCTATGTACGTGCGGGCGCGCATACCTATATAAATAAGCGGACGGCAAACGATATATGGAAGAACTTGTTTGAACTGCCACTGATAGAAACTCCGGTTGCTTTGTCCGAAGAGGAGTTTCTTGCATTGCCGGAATTTAGGTCATTAATAGCATCGGGTGAGAATCCGGTGATACGCTTAGTCTGCCGGGGTGTGAAGCACGTGTTGTCACATCGGGTCATCTATGCCAACCTGTATGAAGTGGCTTTGCCCGAAGACACGAAGTCCTTCGCTAACTTTCAGAGAATACGATTGGAGGAATTGGACAAGTATGCGATTTCCAAGTTGGTGCAGACCTTAATTCAGGTAATAAGTAATAAGTAA
- a CDS encoding HU family DNA-binding protein, protein MTKADIVNEITKKTGIDKTTVLTTVEAFMEAVKDSLSNDENVYLRGFGSFVVKKRAQKTARNISKNTTIIIPEHNIPAFKPAKTFTISVKK, encoded by the coding sequence ATGACTAAAGCAGATATTGTAAACGAGATTACAAAGAAAACCGGTATTGATAAGACAACAGTTCTTACAACAGTTGAAGCATTTATGGAAGCTGTTAAAGACTCATTGTCTAACGATGAGAATGTATACCTTCGCGGGTTTGGTAGCTTCGTAGTTAAGAAAAGAGCTCAAAAGACAGCTCGTAATATTTCTAAGAATACTACTATCATCATTCCAGAGCACAACATTCCGGCCTTCAAACCGGCTAAGACATTTACAATTTCAGTAAAGAAATAA
- a CDS encoding Rne/Rng family ribonuclease — MTSEIVIDVQPKEVSIALLEDKSLVELQSEGRNISFSVGNMYLGRIKKLMPGLNACFVDVGYEKDAFLHYLDLGPQFNSLEKFVKQTLSDKKKLNSISKATLLPDLDKDGTVANTLKVGQEVVVQIVKEPISTKGPRLTSEISFAGRYLVLIPFNDKVSVSQKIKSSEERARLKQLLMSIKPKNFGVIVRTVAEGKRVAELDGELKVLIKHWEDAMAKVQKATKYPTLIYEETSRAVGLLRDLFNPSFENIHVNDEAVYNEIKDYVTLIAPDRANIVKLYKGQLPIYDNFGITKQIKSSFGKTVSYKSGAYLIIEHTEALHVVDVNSGNRTKNANGQEGNALEVNLGAADELARQLRLRDMGGIIVVDFIDMNEAENRQKLYERMCANMQKDRARHNILPLSKFGLMQITRQRVRPAMDVNTTEICPTCFGKGTIKSSILFTDTLESKIDYLVNKLKVKKFSLHVHPYVAAFINQGLVSLRRKWQMKYGFGIKIIPSQKLAFLQYVFYDTHGEEIDMKEEIEIK; from the coding sequence GTGACAAGTGAAATTGTAATAGACGTACAGCCCAAAGAGGTCTCCATCGCCCTTCTCGAAGACAAGAGTCTGGTGGAACTTCAAAGCGAAGGAAGAAACATTTCTTTCTCAGTGGGCAATATGTATTTGGGACGTATCAAGAAATTGATGCCCGGACTGAATGCATGCTTTGTAGACGTCGGTTACGAGAAAGACGCTTTTCTTCATTATCTTGACCTGGGTCCTCAATTTAACTCACTCGAAAAGTTTGTAAAGCAGACTTTAAGCGACAAAAAGAAGCTGAACTCCATCAGTAAAGCAACCCTACTTCCTGACCTGGACAAGGATGGCACAGTGGCCAATACATTAAAGGTCGGACAAGAAGTGGTGGTGCAAATCGTTAAGGAGCCTATCTCTACCAAGGGACCGCGACTGACGTCCGAAATTTCGTTTGCCGGACGCTATCTGGTACTGATCCCTTTTAATGATAAGGTTTCCGTTTCGCAAAAGATTAAATCGAGCGAAGAACGTGCCCGCCTGAAACAACTGTTGATGAGCATCAAACCGAAAAACTTCGGTGTGATTGTCCGCACAGTGGCCGAAGGCAAACGCGTGGCCGAACTCGACGGAGAGCTTAAAGTCCTGATCAAGCATTGGGAAGATGCAATGGCGAAAGTACAGAAAGCCACCAAGTATCCGACGTTGATTTATGAAGAGACCAGCCGCGCCGTAGGTTTGTTGCGCGACCTCTTCAACCCTTCTTTTGAGAATATTCACGTCAACGACGAGGCTGTGTACAATGAAATCAAAGACTACGTGACACTGATCGCACCCGACCGGGCAAACATCGTGAAACTGTACAAAGGCCAGCTTCCCATTTACGACAATTTCGGTATCACCAAGCAGATTAAATCATCGTTTGGTAAAACAGTCTCTTACAAGAGTGGTGCCTATCTGATTATTGAGCACACTGAGGCGCTTCACGTAGTAGACGTGAACAGCGGTAACCGCACCAAGAATGCCAACGGGCAGGAAGGTAACGCACTCGAAGTAAATCTGGGAGCCGCCGACGAACTGGCTCGCCAACTGCGATTAAGAGATATGGGTGGTATCATCGTCGTGGACTTCATCGATATGAATGAAGCCGAAAACCGTCAGAAGCTTTATGAACGAATGTGTGCCAACATGCAGAAAGACAGGGCACGGCATAATATTCTGCCGCTCAGCAAATTCGGGCTGATGCAGATTACACGCCAACGCGTGCGTCCGGCAATGGACGTCAACACGACCGAAATCTGCCCTACCTGCTTCGGAAAAGGTACTATCAAATCGTCCATTCTCTTTACGGACACTTTAGAGAGTAAAATTGATTATCTGGTCAACAAACTGAAGGTAAAGAAATTCTCGTTACACGTCCATCCGTATGTCGCCGCCTTCATCAATCAGGGACTCGTTTCCCTCAGACGGAAGTGGCAGATGAAATACGGATTCGGTATCAAGATCATTCCAAGTCAGAAACTCGCTTTCCTGCAATATGTGTTCTACGATACACATGGAGAGGAAATCGATATGAAGGAGGAAATCGAGATTAAATAA
- a CDS encoding OmpA family protein: MSIRRKLLIGIMAISVLPISAQEQRIKEPEKISFKPHWFIQAQIGAAHTVGEAKFTDLISPAAALNVGYKFAPAFGARVGVSGWQAKGGWVNPQQTYQYKYLQGNVDIMADLSTLFCGFNPKRVFNGYLFAGAGLNRGFDNDEANALDTRTYEMEYLWQEGKFLVAGRFGLGCDLRLNDRLSINIEANANALSDKFNSKKAGNCDWQLNALVGVSIRLGKSYTKTAPVYYEPEPVVTEQPKPAPVVEQPQPKKEVVIEPLKQNIFFAINSAKIQDDQQAKIASLVEYLEKNATAKVSVTGYADKGTGNARINSKLSEKRANNVVEALKAKGIAADRITVAYKGDTVQPYNTPEENRVSICIAE, translated from the coding sequence ATGAGCATTAGAAGAAAACTGTTGATAGGTATAATGGCTATCAGTGTATTGCCAATTTCCGCCCAGGAACAGCGTATCAAGGAACCTGAAAAGATTTCTTTCAAACCTCATTGGTTCATTCAAGCACAAATAGGAGCAGCCCATACCGTAGGTGAAGCAAAATTCACTGATCTTATTTCTCCGGCAGCAGCTCTTAATGTCGGTTATAAGTTTGCTCCCGCATTCGGCGCACGTGTTGGTGTAAGTGGCTGGCAGGCAAAGGGGGGATGGGTGAATCCGCAACAGACCTACCAATATAAATATCTGCAAGGAAATGTAGACATCATGGCGGATCTCAGTACTTTGTTCTGTGGTTTCAATCCGAAGCGTGTGTTCAATGGCTATCTTTTTGCCGGAGCAGGGCTGAACCGTGGTTTTGACAACGATGAAGCAAATGCGCTCGATACCCGTACTTATGAGATGGAATATCTCTGGCAGGAAGGTAAGTTTCTCGTTGCCGGACGTTTCGGTCTTGGTTGCGACCTTCGTTTGAATGACCGCTTGTCTATTAACATCGAAGCGAATGCCAACGCCTTGTCTGATAAGTTCAACTCCAAGAAGGCCGGTAACTGTGACTGGCAACTGAATGCCCTTGTCGGTGTAAGTATCAGACTGGGTAAAAGCTACACTAAAACCGCTCCGGTCTATTACGAACCGGAACCGGTAGTGACGGAACAACCCAAACCGGCTCCTGTAGTAGAACAACCGCAACCCAAAAAGGAAGTGGTGATTGAACCGTTGAAGCAGAATATTTTCTTTGCCATAAACTCTGCAAAGATTCAGGACGATCAGCAAGCCAAGATTGCTTCTCTAGTAGAATATTTAGAGAAGAATGCTACTGCTAAAGTGAGCGTGACAGGATATGCAGACAAAGGAACTGGTAATGCCAGAATCAACAGCAAATTATCGGAAAAACGTGCGAATAATGTAGTGGAAGCTTTGAAAGCAAAAGGTATTGCTGCCGATAGAATTACAGTTGCTTATAAAGGTGATACTGTTCAGCCATATAATACTCCTGAAGAAAATCGGGTAAGTATCTGTATTGCTGAGTAA
- a CDS encoding tyrosine-type recombinase/integrase, with translation MLKVVAFMKQVAKGLQMGGNFGTAHVYRSSLNAIIAYRGKGDFTFNEVTPEWIKGFEIHLRGRGCSWNTVSTYLRTFRAVYNRAVDCRGAVYVPHLFRSVYTGTRADRKRALDTEDIQKVFTKLPQSSAVTSDMRRTQELFVLMFLLRGLPFVDLAYLRKSDLHDNVITYRRRKTGRPLSVTLTPEAMAILKRYMNRDTSSPYLFPLLNSREGTKEAYHEYQLALRNFNRQLMLLGEMLGLGDKLSSYTARHTWATTAYYCEIHPGVISEAMGHSSITVTETYLKPFRNKKIDEANKKVVDFIKRSIPIAMC, from the coding sequence ATGTTAAAAGTAGTAGCATTTATGAAGCAAGTAGCCAAGGGACTACAGATGGGGGGAAACTTTGGTACTGCGCACGTTTATCGTAGCAGTCTCAATGCCATCATTGCTTATCGTGGGAAAGGGGATTTTACGTTCAATGAAGTAACCCCAGAGTGGATAAAAGGCTTCGAGATTCACCTTCGTGGCCGGGGATGTAGCTGGAACACTGTTTCCACCTATTTACGCACATTTCGTGCGGTCTATAATCGTGCGGTAGATTGTCGTGGGGCTGTTTATGTACCGCATTTGTTTCGTTCTGTATATACCGGCACCCGTGCGGACCGTAAGCGTGCATTGGATACCGAAGACATACAGAAAGTATTCACCAAATTGCCGCAGTCGTCCGCTGTGACATCTGACATGCGTCGTACGCAGGAATTGTTCGTTTTGATGTTTCTGCTTCGTGGTCTGCCTTTTGTCGATCTTGCTTATTTGCGTAAAAGTGATTTGCACGACAATGTGATTACTTACCGCAGGCGGAAGACCGGGCGCCCTTTGTCAGTGACTTTGACTCCGGAAGCGATGGCTATATTAAAGAGGTATATGAATCGTGATACGTCATCTCCTTATTTATTTCCGTTATTAAATAGTCGGGAAGGGACGAAGGAGGCTTATCATGAATACCAGTTGGCACTCCGCAATTTCAATAGACAACTGATGTTGCTAGGTGAAATGTTAGGACTGGGGGATAAACTTAGTTCGTATACTGCCCGCCATACATGGGCAACGACAGCTTACTATTGTGAAATTCACCCGGGCGTTATTTCTGAAGCTATGGGACACTCTTCGATCACAGTGACCGAGACGTATCTCAAACCTTTTCGGAATAAGAAAATAGATGAAGCCAATAAAAAGGTGGTGGATTTTATAAAGCGCTCAATTCCAATAGCAATGTGTTGA
- a CDS encoding OmpA family protein, with protein MNIKKILVAVYALSTTIAFAQEQRIKEESKTIFKPHWFIQAQIGAAHTVGEGEFTDLISPAAALNVGYKFAPAFGARVGVSGWQAKGGWVNPRQNYQYKYLQGNVDIMADLSTLFCGFHPKRVFNGYLFGGVGLNRGFDNDEANALDTRTYEMEYLWQEGKFLVAGRFGLGCDFRLNDRLSINIEANANALSDKFNSKKAGNCDWQLNALVGVSIRLGKSYTKTAPVYYEPEPVVTEQPKPAPVVEQPQPKKEVVIEPLKQNIFFALNSAKIQDDQQAKISSLVEYLEKHSAAKVSVTGYADKETGNPNINMTLSEKRAKNVIEMLKAKGVVADRIVIGYKGDTVQPYQKPEENRVCICIAE; from the coding sequence ATGAATATAAAAAAAATATTAGTTGCTGTATATGCGTTGAGTACTACAATAGCATTTGCGCAGGAGCAACGTATCAAAGAAGAAAGTAAAACGATATTTAAACCTCATTGGTTTATTCAAGCACAAATAGGAGCTGCACATACTGTAGGTGAAGGAGAATTTACTGATCTTATTTCTCCGGCAGCTGCTCTTAATGTCGGTTACAAGTTTGCTCCCGCATTCGGCGCACGTGTCGGTGTAAGTGGCTGGCAGGCAAAGGGGGGATGGGTCAATCCACGTCAGAACTATCAGTATAAATACCTGCAAGGGAATGTAGACATCATGGCGGATCTCAGTACTTTGTTCTGTGGCTTCCATCCGAAGCGTGTGTTCAACGGCTATCTTTTTGGTGGAGTAGGACTGAACCGTGGTTTTGACAATGACGAAGCAAATGCGCTCGATACCCGTACTTATGAGATGGAATATCTCTGGCAGGAAGGTAAGTTCCTCGTTGCCGGACGTTTCGGCCTTGGTTGCGACTTTCGCCTAAACGACCGCCTGTCTATCAATATCGAAGCGAATGCCAACGCCTTGTCTGATAAGTTCAACTCCAAGAAGGCCGGTAACTGTGACTGGCAACTGAATGCCCTTGTCGGTGTAAGTATCAGACTGGGTAAAAGCTACACTAAAACCGCCCCGGTCTATTACGAACCGGAACCGGTAGTGACGGAACAACCCAAACCGGCTCCTGTAGTAGAACAACCGCAACCCAAAAAGGAAGTGGTGATTGAACCGTTGAAGCAGAATATCTTCTTTGCCTTAAACTCTGCAAAGATTCAGGACGATCAGCAAGCCAAGATTAGTTCTTTAGTAGAATATCTGGAGAAACATTCTGCCGCCAAGGTAAGTGTGACAGGATATGCTGATAAGGAAACCGGTAACCCGAATATCAATATGACTTTGTCGGAAAAACGTGCAAAGAATGTGATTGAGATGTTGAAAGCTAAAGGAGTGGTAGCTGATAGAATTGTTATTGGTTATAAGGGAGATACGGTGCAGCCTTATCAGAAACCTGAAGAAAACCGTGTATGTATCTGTATAGCGGAATAA
- a CDS encoding tyrosine-type recombinase/integrase, which translates to MLKVVAFMKQVAKGLQMEGNFGTAHVYRSSLNAIIAYRGKGDFTFHEVTPEWLKGFEIHLRGRGCSWNTVSTYLRTFRAVYNRAVDCRGAVYVPHLFRSVYTGTRADRKRALCDEDMQKVFAKLPSSPAVTPAMRRTQELFVLMFLLRGLPFVDLAYLRKSDLHDNVITYRRRKTGRPLSVTLTREAMVLLKRYMNRDSSSPYLFSLLESREGTKEAYREYQLALRSFNQQLLLLGQLLGLGDRLSSYTARHTWATTAYYCEIHPGIISEAMGHSSITVTETYLKPFRNKKIDEANQLVTDFVKRIVTGLIA; encoded by the coding sequence ATGTTAAAAGTAGTAGCATTTATGAAGCAAGTAGCCAAGGGACTACAGATGGAGGGAAACTTTGGTACTGCGCACGTCTACCGTAGCAGTCTCAATGCCATCATTGCTTATCGTGGGAAAGGGGATTTTACATTTCATGAGGTAACCCCTGAGTGGTTAAAGGGCTTCGAGATTCACCTTCGTGGCCGGGGATGCAGTTGGAATACTGTATCTACTTATTTACGCACATTTCGTGCGGTCTATAATCGTGCGGTAGATTGTCGTGGGGCTGTTTATGTACCGCATCTGTTTCGTTCTGTATATACCGGCACGCGTGCGGACCGTAAGCGGGCGTTGTGTGATGAGGATATGCAGAAGGTTTTTGCCAAATTACCTTCGTCTCCTGCCGTGACTCCTGCTATGCGTCGTACACAGGAACTGTTTGTCCTGATGTTTCTTCTCCGTGGTCTGCCTTTTGTCGATCTTGCTTATTTGCGTAAAAGTGATTTGCACGACAATGTGATCACTTATCGCAGGCGGAAGACCGGTCGTCCCCTGTCAGTAACGTTGACTCGGGAAGCGATGGTCTTATTAAAGAGGTATATGAACCGTGACAGTTCTTCTCCTTATCTGTTCTCTCTTTTGGAGAGCCGTGAAGGGACGAAGGAGGCGTATCGTGAATACCAGTTGGCATTGCGCAGCTTCAATCAGCAACTGTTGTTGCTGGGGCAATTATTAGGGCTGGGCGACAGGCTGAGCTCATACACGGCACGCCATACGTGGGCAACAACAGCTTATTATTGCGAAATTCATCCGGGTATTATTTCCGAAGCAATGGGGCATTCGTCCATTACGGTAACGGAGACGTATTTGAAACCTTTTAGAAATAAGAAAATTGATGAAGCCAATCAACTGGTAACGGATTTTGTGAAACGGATAGTTACTGGATTAATAGCTTGA